The following are encoded together in the Deinococcus soli (ex Cha et al. 2016) genome:
- a CDS encoding acyl-CoA dehydrogenase family protein: MNFELPGDLRDMQATIRDFMLTRVEPRAHEIEETNHVPDDLLREAAALGLFGLSIPEAYGGVGLGALGRCAVYEALGMGHMGFGGVISAHASIGTSGLVKLGTDDQKVRFLPRMASGECVAGFAITEPSSGSDAANIRTRAEKRGDVYVLNGTKHYISNAPIAGLLTVIAVTDPARGSKGMSAFLVEPQSTPGVSIGKIDEKMGQKGALSAEVIFQDAEIPAANLLGPEHLGYREALGILTNGRVGIAARSTGAMQRLLDLSVAHAQAREQFGKPIAEFQAVQFMLAEMEIAVQTSRVLWQKVAWMVDQGQDVRRMASVAKYHATEALSQVADRAVQVAGGMGYMKDSPVERYYRDQRLLRIYEGTSEIQKLIIAGDLLR, translated from the coding sequence ATGAACTTCGAGCTGCCCGGCGACCTGCGTGACATGCAGGCGACCATCCGCGACTTCATGCTCACGCGCGTCGAACCCCGCGCGCACGAGATCGAGGAGACCAACCACGTCCCCGACGACCTGCTGCGCGAGGCCGCCGCCCTGGGCCTGTTCGGCCTGAGCATCCCCGAGGCGTACGGCGGGGTCGGCCTGGGCGCCCTGGGCCGCTGCGCCGTATACGAGGCGCTCGGCATGGGCCACATGGGCTTCGGCGGTGTGATCAGCGCGCACGCCAGCATCGGCACGAGCGGCCTCGTGAAGCTCGGCACCGACGATCAGAAGGTGCGCTTCCTGCCGCGCATGGCCTCGGGCGAGTGCGTGGCGGGCTTCGCCATCACCGAACCCAGCTCCGGCAGCGACGCGGCGAACATCCGCACCCGCGCCGAGAAGAGGGGCGACGTGTACGTCCTGAACGGCACCAAGCACTACATCAGCAACGCGCCCATCGCGGGCCTGCTGACCGTCATCGCCGTCACCGACCCCGCCCGCGGCAGCAAGGGCATGAGCGCCTTTCTCGTCGAGCCGCAGAGCACGCCGGGCGTCAGCATCGGCAAGATCGACGAGAAGATGGGCCAGAAGGGCGCCCTGAGCGCCGAAGTCATCTTCCAGGACGCCGAGATTCCCGCCGCGAACCTCCTGGGGCCCGAACACCTCGGGTACCGCGAGGCGCTGGGCATCCTCACGAACGGCCGCGTCGGCATCGCCGCGCGCAGTACGGGCGCCATGCAGCGCCTGCTGGACCTGTCCGTCGCGCACGCCCAGGCCCGCGAACAGTTCGGGAAACCCATCGCGGAGTTCCAGGCCGTGCAGTTCATGCTCGCCGAGATGGAGATCGCCGTACAGACCAGCCGCGTCCTGTGGCAGAAAGTCGCGTGGATGGTCGACCAGGGCCAGGACGTGCGCCGCATGGCCTCTGTCGCCAAGTACCACGCCACCGAGGCCCTCTCCCAGGTGGCCGACAGGGCCGTGCAGGTCGCGGGCGGCATGGGCTACATGAAAGACAGCCCCGTCGAACGCTACTACCGCGACCAGCGCCTCCTGCGCATCTACGAGGGCACCAGCGAGATCCAGAAACTCATCATCGCGGGCGAC